ATCTCCGTAATCAAGTTACTGGCACAATGGTTGATCCGCGCGACGGGCGCGAATATAGAACGGTAGGCATTGGAGACCATATGTGGATGCAAGAAGATTTGGCATACAACACCAACAATACCGCAAATCTTTATACGTGGACACAAGCGATGGGAGGCCTTCCCGATTCGCTTGACGAAGGCGATTATTTAAACAGCTATATTCAAGGAATTTGTCCAGATGGATGGCGAGTGATGTCATATAGCGATGCCGGGGAACTTTCCGACTATTTTAGAGCGCTGAGTAACGGCGGATATCAATTTGAAGAAAAATGCTATGTCGGAAAAACGGGATGGAAATACGATGACAGGACCTACCCTGAGTTCTTTAAAGGACCAGATTGCATGAATACAGACTTCACCGCTAAAAACATTTCAATTACCACCATAACATCAAAGGAAAACGATAAGGGGCATGTGGCGGGATTGTGGATATCTGGAGCAAAGCCCAAGAAGGGAGCCGCACTGATAATAGAGAATGCAGTCTACACGGGGCAAATTTCGTATTCATTCAGTAAATCCGCCTATTATGACTTTTCATCTTACCTGTCTATCCGGTGCGTAAAAAATGAAGAGCGGGAAATAGTATATAAAACGGCGAAGGACGCTCCTATATACACTACACATAGATAGCTCTATAGTTTTTGCTCATTATCCCTTCTACGTTTTACTACCTTTCTATCCGGAAAAAATTAAACCCAAATTCATGGATCATACTATGAGCATCAAAGATTACCTCGCCGGCGCCAAGATGGCCGGTTCCGTCCAGAAACTCATGACACCGGGCCTCGCCGTGGAATTCATCCAACCGTGGTACACCCCGCTTTCCACGACGCCCTCCACCACGGGTATCGCCGTGGGCGGTATCGGCTCTACGTTTACGGCAACACCTGCCGGCACAACTCCCGTGATGAACGTGATGCCGGGCGTGCAGGTCCGCACCGAAAAGCCCGCCGACCTCCGCTTCAACAACTTCTTCTTCCGCGAATCCGTGATTGGCGCCAAGGCCGCCCTCGAAATCGGCGACTTCGCCGGCTTCACGCAGATGCTCGCCAAGTACCCGCTCGTGGACGCCAAGGGCGAAGCACTCTTTACCGCCGCTGAACTTGCCGACAAGAAGAAGGCCGAGGCCAAGCTCAACAAGGCCATCGCCGAAAAGGATTTCTTCAAGAACAACAAGGCCGCCTTCGAACGCTGGCACATCGAATGGAGCGACCGCACCGCCGCCCTCCTGAACAAGGCCGGTGCAGAACTCAACCGCAGCGCCGTCATCGACTTCTTCAACGGCGTCGTCGGCGAAAAGATTGCCCGCCAGGGCGCCCTCACCGCCGCCTGGGCAGACGACAAGGAATTCCTGGGCCAAGAAGGCTACGATGCCGCCAAGATGCAGTATAGCGCCCTCTACCCGGTGAGCGAAACCAAGTACGAAGGCAAGGGCGTGCAGATTGTGAAGACCCAGTCCAGCTACGTGACTCCGGGTGACGAACGCCTCTCCAGCCTCCCCGTGAACGCCACCGTGTTCACTCTCGAAAACACCACCAAGGAAGTCCGCGAAGTGACCATCGTACAGGTGCAGGACTGCATCGCCGGCTACATGGCCAAGAAGGACCGCCAAGGCGTGCAGGACTCGAGCTTCGTGCTCGTGCCGTCGGCCCGCTTCCCGAAGGGTGTCAAGTTCAGCAAGACTGCAAGCGACGGACGCGAAGTGCGCGGCCTGCAGTTCTACAACGAGAAGGCTCTCGCCGAAAGCGACTTCAACGGTTGCATGGGTGTTTCCGTTGCCTGGAACAAGAAGGATAACCTGAACGTCTCCGTGAAGCCGATGTTCTACCAGGACGACGCCGCCTCCGTGCTGAAGGGCGCTCTCCGTAGCGGCCGCGTCAGCGAATCCTGGGTCAAGAACGTCTACAGCGGCCGCGAAACGATGGCCGGTGCCGTCGCCGTGACCGTGGTTTTGAAGCCCAAGCAGAAGGTCAGCTTCCAGTTCAACCTGGTGCTCGACTTCCCCGAAATCAAGCTGAACAAGCTCACTTCCGCCAAGAAGTACACCGCCTTCTACCCCGAAGCATTCGGCCGCGTAGAAGCCATGCTCGACGAAGCCCTCTCCGCCGACAAGAACTTCGACGCCCGCCTCAAGGCCTTTGAAAACCTCGTGCCGAAAAAGGCCGTCGCCAAGATTTACAAGACTGCCGCCAAGCAGAACGAATTCAAGAGCCTCGCCATCAACACGCTCAGCTTCCTCGCCGAAGCCACCGTGTGGGACAAGGACGACCGCTTCCTCGTTCGCGAATGCGCCGACTATCCGTTCTTCAACTCGCTGGACGTCTACTTCTACGGTAGTTTCAGCCTCATGGCCCTCATGCCGCGCCTTGACGGCGTGGTGATGAAGCGCTTCGGTGACGCCATCCTCGCGGTGAACAACAACCGCCGCCGTCACCACGAATACGTGAACCATCCGTTCGCCGACCTCCCGGATCCGAAACTCGAAGGCCCGCGCGCCGTGCGTGGCGCCGTGATTCACGACCTCGGAAGCCCCTTCGATGCCGAACCGGATGCCTACGACTGGCACAACGTGAAGGAATGGAAGGATCTCGCCCCGAAGTACGTGCTGATGGTTCTCCGCCACTTCCACAAGACGCAGGACATGCAGAACCTGCAGGACTGCAAGGAAGCCGTCTATGCCGCAATGGAATACCTCGAGAAGATGGTGAACGAAGGCGAAAACTTCCCGCTCACCCACGGTACTGACGATACGTTTGACAACCTCTCCAGCCACGGCATTTCCGTGTACTGCGGTAGCCTCTGGATTGCCGGCCTCCGTGCTGCGGCCAAGATTGCCGAACTCCTCGGCGACAAGGCCCAGGCCGACATTTGGAACGCCAAGGCCGACTCCGCCAACAAGGAATTCGACGAAGCCCTGTGGGACGAAGCCGAAGGTTACTACCACTTCTTCGTGACTCCGATGGAAGCCAAGGACATCGTTGCCGACAAGCTCCCGAAACTGGCTGATGCCATCAAGGAAACTCTCGTCATTGACGGTAACGACGTGAAGGCCGCCCTCAAGGCTATCAACGAATGGCTCAACTCCGGCGAAATTCCGAGCGACGTGGAACTTTCCAAGAACGAACTCCGCGGCCTCAAGAAGGCATGGCTCACCGCCCAGTGCAAGGAAGCCTTTACCGCCAGCTGGAACGCCAAGATCGCCAACGACTGCGACGACGTCTTCGCCGACACGATGCTCGCCGACACCTACCTCCGCCTCCTCGGCCTGAAGCCGATCAGCGACGAAAAGAAGGCCAAGGCGAACCTGCTCCGCGTATTCAACACGAACTACAAGGCCAACAGCCCGCTCATCGGTGCCGCAAACCTTGTCCGCAAGGATGGTTCTCCGCTCGATGAATTCAACTTCCAGGCTCACGACGTATGGATCGGCATCCAGTACAGCATCATGACCGCCATGATGTTCCACGGCCTCGAGAAGGAAGCTGCCGTCATGGGCGATTCCATGATCCGCAACCTCTACGACGAAGCCCGCATCCCGTTCGCCGCACCGGAAGGATTCAACGGCTCCTGCCGCCTGCACCCGGAAGCGCTCGTGAAGGCTTTCGGCCTGAGCGCTACCGCCGCCGACAAGATGCACAAGGAACTCCTGAAGAAGGGCGCCCTCCTTGCCGACAGCCGCATCAGCCCGAAGCTCCCCCGCAATCTGCCCGCCTTCGTGAAGGCCTTCGGCGCCATTGCCAAGAGCAACAAGGTTGAGGCGAGCGCGCTGTTCATGCTGCTCCACAGCACGGCTCTGAAGTACACCGCCGGCAAATACTTCCGCCCCGGCATGGTGTTCGCTCTGCTGTATTAAGACCGCTCGTGCTTAATCTGAGCAACGCCCAGTTAATACTGGGCGTTTGTTGTTCACGAAAAGTAAATAGCGGCTTGACTTCGGCTGTTTTATCCTCAAGCTTAAAAGGGGCGCCCCTCGCGGAGCGCCCCTTACTCTTCATAGGAGAAAAAAAGTTCTATTACACTCTTTATTCGGGTTCTTTCAGCGGAATAGCTTCACTTTGTTCAAGAACCACATAGTTCAGGCTGGAATAGCGGGCATTCAGCGTAAATTTCACGGTCGCCACGCACATGCAATCGTATGTCACGGAGTTATTCCGAGCGACTTCAATATGTATAGTATCGCCGGCAAGGTCGACCGAAACCATTCTCGGAGACTTGAGCTGATCCATGAAAGCAACAGCCTCGTCTTCATCGCAAGGGATTCTAAAGTAGTCGTTCACCAAGATATTGACAGAATCCGCAGTTACAGACTTGGATGCATAAGGCACCTGCACATCCTTGGGAGTATCCGGCGTATCCACGAAATCAGAGTCCCCCGCTTCCACGGCAACATCCATCAAGTACTCGAAAGAAACGTTTCTCGGAATCACGGAAACATCACTGCGATCTCTCTCCGACGAAGACGATTCCGGATCCGGCTGAATATAGTGTGAGCTGCCTTTCTGCGAACTGCTGCTCAAATCCAATTCTTCATACGACGAACTTGAAACTTCACCGGCCAAACGCTCAGACGAACTCCATTCAAAATCGTTCGTCATTTCAGATGAGCAAGGTGTAACATCCACATTCGCAACGGACGAACTGGAATTATTCGCAATCGGGTTGGAATTGGGGTCTATAGTCCCGCCCGCCAATTTTTCTCCGGAGCAAGCAAACAGGAACACCAACAGGAAAGCGCCCGAAACAGATGCAAACTTTTTAAGCATGACAAGGCTCCTTTATCTTGTCCGTGACTGGGAAAAACTGAAAGTTCATTCGGAAAACCTGGTTCTGGTCATTGTATTCGTTCGCTATGGAGAGGATTTTCTTGCAGCAGGCATCTATTTCTGCAATAATCCTCTTGTTCGCTTCTTCATTCACGCTGAGCGTAATCCCTGCGAAATAGCGTTCGCTCGGAGAATAACGGTCGACGGCACGGGCCGCCATGTTGGCCATCTCCTTGTGCATGGCTCGGATCGCGATGGGCAAAGCCTCCTTCGAGCCGATGACGGTCTGCTCCGTCTGTGAATAGACCTTGTCACCATCCTTCTTCAAGAATCCGGCCTTGAGCAAGAAGTTCAAAATGTCACGGACTTCCTCAGCAGACACGTGCTCCTTGCATTCTTCGGCGATATCGCGCGGGCAAGCCCCCGGCATCATCGGGATAAGTTCCCTCAATACGGGATACTTCCAAGATTCATAATACTGGAAGGCATCCCCATCGACAACGCGCACCTTGTGTTCCAGTGCAATCCTCTGCATTTCAAGGAGCGCAGTCTTCTTGACAGAATCCTTTTCGGCATTGCAGAATGTAACGAGTTCATAGAAATAATCTTCCTCGAATCCAACAAGCCCCATCGACCTAGCCACAGAAATAGCCTTGACCTTCGAGAGCTTGCTCTGGCCCATGCAAACAAGTTTAAGGAAATTTGGAGAAGAAAAACCGGCACTCTTGCAGAATTCACGCCACGAGAACGCACCCAGACGCTTGCGTTCATCGTAATAATCTTGCAAATACAGGTGGTAGTCCTTATATTCGAGAATCGACTTCATATACGGGAATATACTTTTTTTGACAAAGTAAGTCAACAAGCCCTATTATACAAAATTTGAATTTTTGCGCTATTTAAATCATTTTTAAGATAAATATAAAAAGCACATCAACTCATATA
This portion of the Fibrobacter sp. genome encodes:
- a CDS encoding FISUMP domain-containing protein, translated to LRNQVTGTMVDPRDGREYRTVGIGDHMWMQEDLAYNTNNTANLYTWTQAMGGLPDSLDEGDYLNSYIQGICPDGWRVMSYSDAGELSDYFRALSNGGYQFEEKCYVGKTGWKYDDRTYPEFFKGPDCMNTDFTAKNISITTITSKENDKGHVAGLWISGAKPKKGAALIIENAVYTGQISYSFSKSAYYDFSSYLSIRCVKNEEREIVYKTAKDAPIYTTHR
- a CDS encoding GH116 family glycosyl hydrolase — protein: MSIKDYLAGAKMAGSVQKLMTPGLAVEFIQPWYTPLSTTPSTTGIAVGGIGSTFTATPAGTTPVMNVMPGVQVRTEKPADLRFNNFFFRESVIGAKAALEIGDFAGFTQMLAKYPLVDAKGEALFTAAELADKKKAEAKLNKAIAEKDFFKNNKAAFERWHIEWSDRTAALLNKAGAELNRSAVIDFFNGVVGEKIARQGALTAAWADDKEFLGQEGYDAAKMQYSALYPVSETKYEGKGVQIVKTQSSYVTPGDERLSSLPVNATVFTLENTTKEVREVTIVQVQDCIAGYMAKKDRQGVQDSSFVLVPSARFPKGVKFSKTASDGREVRGLQFYNEKALAESDFNGCMGVSVAWNKKDNLNVSVKPMFYQDDAASVLKGALRSGRVSESWVKNVYSGRETMAGAVAVTVVLKPKQKVSFQFNLVLDFPEIKLNKLTSAKKYTAFYPEAFGRVEAMLDEALSADKNFDARLKAFENLVPKKAVAKIYKTAAKQNEFKSLAINTLSFLAEATVWDKDDRFLVRECADYPFFNSLDVYFYGSFSLMALMPRLDGVVMKRFGDAILAVNNNRRRHHEYVNHPFADLPDPKLEGPRAVRGAVIHDLGSPFDAEPDAYDWHNVKEWKDLAPKYVLMVLRHFHKTQDMQNLQDCKEAVYAAMEYLEKMVNEGENFPLTHGTDDTFDNLSSHGISVYCGSLWIAGLRAAAKIAELLGDKAQADIWNAKADSANKEFDEALWDEAEGYYHFFVTPMEAKDIVADKLPKLADAIKETLVIDGNDVKAALKAINEWLNSGEIPSDVELSKNELRGLKKAWLTAQCKEAFTASWNAKIANDCDDVFADTMLADTYLRLLGLKPISDEKKAKANLLRVFNTNYKANSPLIGAANLVRKDGSPLDEFNFQAHDVWIGIQYSIMTAMMFHGLEKEAAVMGDSMIRNLYDEARIPFAAPEGFNGSCRLHPEALVKAFGLSATAADKMHKELLKKGALLADSRISPKLPRNLPAFVKAFGAIAKSNKVEASALFMLLHSTALKYTAGKYFRPGMVFALLY
- a CDS encoding TIGR02147 family protein, translating into MKSILEYKDYHLYLQDYYDERKRLGAFSWREFCKSAGFSSPNFLKLVCMGQSKLSKVKAISVARSMGLVGFEEDYFYELVTFCNAEKDSVKKTALLEMQRIALEHKVRVVDGDAFQYYESWKYPVLRELIPMMPGACPRDIAEECKEHVSAEEVRDILNFLLKAGFLKKDGDKVYSQTEQTVIGSKEALPIAIRAMHKEMANMAARAVDRYSPSERYFAGITLSVNEEANKRIIAEIDACCKKILSIANEYNDQNQVFRMNFQFFPVTDKIKEPCHA